A genome region from Blautia coccoides includes the following:
- a CDS encoding VOC family protein, with protein sequence MKFQMIHENYNVADLSRSLAFYEEALGLTEKRRITADDGSFIIVYVGNETTDFELELTWLRDREEPYNLGDNEFHLAFRTDNFEESHSLHEKMGCICFENHDMGIYFISDPDGYWLEVVPAK encoded by the coding sequence ATGAAATTTCAAATGATACATGAAAATTATAACGTAGCAGACCTGTCACGCTCCCTGGCATTTTATGAGGAGGCACTGGGGCTTACGGAAAAACGGCGTATCACCGCTGATGACGGTTCCTTTATCATCGTGTACGTGGGAAATGAGACAACAGACTTTGAATTGGAACTGACATGGCTCCGCGACAGAGAAGAGCCGTACAATCTGGGTGACAATGAATTCCATCTGGCCTTCCGGACAGATAACTTTGAAGAATCCCACAGTCTTCATGAAAAAATGGGATGTATCTGTTTTGAAAATCATGATATGGGCATATATTTCATCTCAGACCCAGACGGCTACTGGCTGGAGGTTGTTCCCGCCAAATGA
- the rho gene encoding transcription termination factor Rho, with protein MREKYESLSLGALKEIAKARGMKGISTLKKSELVERMVQEDEKERQMKESSAPRENEQESRSGARAGKTEERQESRVSNRQEERQESRASNRQEERQESRQESRTERPPMEQSDLDSGMSVSGILEVLPDGYGFIRSENYLPGENDVYVSPSQIRRFNLKTGDILRGNTRVKSQNEKFSALLYVTSINGIKPNEMRRLNFEDMTPIFPNERLHLERPGGSLAMRIVDLVSPIGKGQRGMIVSPPKAGKTTLLKDAAKSILKNSPEMHLIILLIDERPEEVTDIREAIQGPNVEIIYSTFDELPEHHKRVSEMTIERAKRLVEHKKDVTIFIDSITRLARAYNLTVPPSGRTLSGGLDPAALHMPKRFFGAARNMREGGSLTILATALVDTGSKMDDVVYEEFKGTGNMELVLDRRLQEKRVFPAIDIAKSGTRREDLLLTKEEHEAVDIMRKALNGMKADDALENILNMFAHTRNNNEFVQTVKKQRFL; from the coding sequence ATGAGAGAAAAGTATGAGTCCCTGTCTTTGGGGGCATTAAAAGAAATAGCTAAGGCCAGAGGTATGAAAGGAATTTCCACCTTGAAAAAAAGTGAACTCGTGGAGCGCATGGTCCAGGAAGACGAGAAAGAACGCCAGATGAAGGAGAGCAGTGCTCCCAGGGAAAATGAGCAGGAGTCGAGAAGCGGGGCAAGAGCAGGCAAAACAGAAGAGCGCCAGGAGAGCAGAGTATCGAATCGTCAGGAAGAACGACAGGAGAGCAGAGCATCGAATCGTCAGGAAGAGCGCCAGGAGTCCAGGCAGGAGAGCCGTACAGAGCGTCCTCCTATGGAGCAGTCGGATCTTGACAGCGGCATGAGTGTAAGTGGTATTCTGGAAGTTCTGCCCGATGGATACGGATTTATCCGAAGTGAGAATTATCTGCCGGGTGAAAATGACGTGTATGTGTCTCCCTCACAGATCCGCAGATTCAATCTGAAGACCGGGGATATCCTGCGGGGCAATACAAGAGTGAAGAGCCAGAATGAAAAATTTTCTGCCCTTCTGTACGTGACCTCCATCAATGGGATCAAGCCCAATGAGATGCGCAGGCTCAATTTTGAAGATATGACACCGATATTCCCCAATGAGAGACTTCACCTGGAGCGTCCGGGCGGAAGCCTTGCCATGCGGATCGTGGATCTGGTAAGCCCCATCGGCAAGGGACAGAGGGGAATGATCGTATCACCGCCAAAAGCCGGTAAGACAACCCTTTTAAAAGACGCCGCCAAATCCATTTTGAAAAACAGTCCGGAGATGCATCTGATCATCCTTCTGATCGATGAGCGTCCGGAAGAGGTTACCGATATCAGGGAGGCCATCCAGGGACCGAATGTGGAAATTATCTATTCTACCTTTGATGAGCTTCCGGAGCACCACAAGAGAGTTTCCGAGATGACCATAGAGCGTGCAAAACGTCTGGTTGAGCATAAGAAGGATGTGACCATCTTCATAGACAGTATCACAAGACTGGCCAGAGCCTACAACCTGACAGTCCCGCCCAGCGGCCGTACCCTGTCCGGCGGTCTTGACCCGGCAGCCCTGCATATGCCCAAGCGTTTCTTTGGTGCCGCCAGGAATATGAGAGAGGGCGGAAGCCTTACCATCCTTGCTACAGCCCTTGTGGATACAGGAAGCAAGATGGATGATGTGGTCTACGAGGAATTCAAGGGTACCGGTAACATGGAGCTGGTGCTGGACAGAAGACTTCAGGAGAAACGTGTATTCCCGGCCATTGATATTGCCAAATCAGGAACCAGAAGAGAGGACCTTCTGCTCACAAAAGAAGAGCATGAAGCAGTGGATATCATGCGCAAAGCCCTGAACGGTATGAAGGCGGATGACGCCCTGGAAAACATCCTGAATATGTTCGCACATACCCGCAATAACAACGAATTTGTGCAGACAGTGAAAAAACAACGATTTCTATAA
- a CDS encoding nucleotidyltransferase family protein, which produces MKKTALVIMAAGIGSRFGKGIKQLAKVGPSGEIIMDYSIHDALEAGFNKIVFIIRKDIEEEFREVIGNRIEKTAEVEYVFQDLHDLPEGFTCPQKRTKPWGTGQAILAAKDVLSEPFIVINADDYYGKEAYVKIHDYLVEEHQDTGKLDICMAGFILENTLSDNGSVTRGICSLDDNKNLVGIAETYNIKKTAKGPAVENEDKSLRMLDPKNLVSMNMWGLTPAFLKTLEEGFVEFLKECGPEDLKKEYLLPTIVDKLIKEQKADVAVLKSHDTWFGVTYQEDKEKVTEAFSDLVRQGVYAENLYA; this is translated from the coding sequence ATGAAAAAAACTGCACTGGTAATCATGGCAGCCGGAATCGGCAGCCGCTTTGGAAAAGGAATCAAGCAGCTCGCAAAAGTAGGTCCGAGCGGAGAGATCATCATGGACTATTCCATTCACGATGCCCTGGAGGCAGGATTCAACAAGATTGTATTTATCATCAGAAAAGATATAGAGGAAGAGTTCCGTGAGGTGATCGGAAACAGGATTGAAAAAACAGCAGAGGTGGAATATGTATTCCAGGACCTGCACGACCTTCCCGAAGGCTTTACCTGTCCGCAAAAGCGCACAAAGCCGTGGGGAACCGGTCAGGCGATCCTGGCAGCTAAGGATGTGCTCTCTGAGCCGTTCATTGTTATCAACGCAGATGATTACTACGGCAAAGAAGCCTATGTGAAAATCCACGACTATCTGGTGGAAGAGCATCAGGACACAGGAAAGCTGGATATCTGCATGGCAGGCTTTATCCTGGAGAACACATTGAGTGACAACGGTTCTGTGACAAGAGGTATCTGTTCCCTGGATGACAATAAAAATCTGGTGGGGATTGCTGAGACCTATAATATTAAAAAGACAGCAAAAGGCCCTGCAGTGGAGAATGAGGACAAAAGTCTGCGTATGCTGGACCCCAAAAATCTGGTATCCATGAATATGTGGGGACTGACACCTGCATTCTTAAAGACTCTGGAAGAGGGATTTGTGGAGTTTTTGAAGGAATGCGGACCTGAGGATCTGAAAAAAGAATATCTGCTTCCAACGATCGTGGATAAACTCATCAAAGAGCAGAAAGCGGATGTGGCAGTTTTAAAGTCACATGACACCTGGTTTGGCGTTACATACCAGGAGGACAAGGAAAAAGTGACAGAGGCTTTTTCAGATCTGGTGAGGCAGGGTGTTTACGCGGAAAATTTATACGCATAA
- a CDS encoding DUF1385 domain-containing protein, giving the protein MKSSNIGGQAVMEGIMMRHQDQYSIAVRKPDKEIEVKIEDYKSFIKNKKILSLPIIRGVFNFIDSLVVGTKCLMYSATFFEEEEEEIRKREALNKEDREKYDAKQKKMENILMTGTVIFSVVLSIGLFMVLPYLIASLLHKVGASETGVTLAEALVRILLFLGYLLLISKMEDIQRVFMYHGAEHKCINCVEHGKALTVENVMESSRLHKRCGTSFLFFVIIVSIIFFLGFFAVVPVHTMWLRVVIRILLVPVIAGISYEIIRLAGRSENPIVCALSKPGMAMQKLTTKEPTPDMAEVAIAAVEAVFDWKAYLLENFPDAGKEIAQAELGQTAASHRCETGEGCYADV; this is encoded by the coding sequence ATGAAATCATCCAACATCGGCGGACAGGCGGTCATGGAAGGCATCATGATGCGTCATCAGGACCAGTATTCCATAGCTGTCAGAAAGCCGGATAAAGAGATTGAAGTTAAGATAGAAGACTACAAGAGTTTTATCAAGAACAAAAAAATTCTTTCTCTTCCTATTATCAGAGGGGTGTTCAATTTTATTGATTCCCTGGTGGTGGGTACAAAATGTCTGATGTACTCTGCCACGTTCTTTGAGGAGGAAGAGGAGGAGATCAGGAAGAGAGAAGCTCTGAACAAGGAAGACCGGGAAAAATACGACGCAAAGCAGAAGAAGATGGAAAATATCCTGATGACAGGAACCGTGATATTTTCAGTTGTCCTTTCCATTGGTCTTTTTATGGTACTGCCCTATCTGATCGCCAGCCTGCTTCATAAGGTAGGAGCGTCTGAGACAGGGGTGACTCTGGCGGAGGCACTTGTGAGAATTCTGCTCTTTTTGGGATATCTGCTCTTGATCTCCAAGATGGAGGATATCCAGAGAGTGTTCATGTACCATGGGGCGGAGCACAAGTGCATCAACTGTGTGGAACATGGAAAAGCACTGACCGTGGAAAATGTCATGGAAAGTTCCAGACTCCACAAACGCTGCGGAACCAGCTTTTTATTTTTTGTTATTATTGTGAGTATTATATTCTTTCTGGGATTTTTTGCTGTTGTACCGGTACATACCATGTGGCTGCGCGTTGTGATCCGTATACTGCTGGTGCCGGTGATAGCAGGTATTTCCTATGAGATCATCCGTCTGGCGGGAAGAAGTGAGAATCCCATTGTGTGTGCTCTTTCCAAGCCCGGTATGGCCATGCAGAAGCTGACTACAAAAGAACCTACACCGGATATGGCGGAGGTTGCCATAGCAGCGGTGGAGGCAGTCTTTGACTGGAAAGCATATCTTCTGGAGAATTTTCCGGATGCCGGAAAGGAAATCGCGCAGGCGGAGCTGGGGCAGACTGCTGCTTCACACAGATGTGAAACAGGAGAGGGCTGTTATGCAGACGTATAG
- the clpX gene encoding ATP-dependent Clp protease ATP-binding subunit ClpX gives MADDKDYLEKSDKDKTTADNASNDEEDYEKICFMCRRPESKAGKMIDLPNDIHICVECMQKSFDTMNNAPIDYNDLMKNMPNVSMIDLNTLQNQIPKRQRVKKKKEEPKQENTAPKAFDIRSIPAPHKIKASLDEYVIGQERAKKVMSVAVYNHYKRVFADREDDIEIEKSNMLMIGPTGSGKTYLVKTLARLLDVPLAITDATSLTEAGYIGDDIESVVSKLLAAAGNDVERAEHGIIFIDEIDKIAKKKNTNQRDVSGEAVQQGMLKLLEGSEVEVPVGANSKNAMVPLTTVDTRNILFICGGAFPDLENIIKERLNKQASIGFFADLKDKYDHDANILDKVIVDDLKKFGMIPEFLGRLPIIFTLSGLTEEMLVQILKEPKNAILKQYQKLLALDEVKLEFDDGALGAIAKMALEKHTGARALRAILEEYMLDIMYEIPKDENIGEVIITKEYIEHTGGPRILLRGQEVPRIGMN, from the coding sequence ATGGCAGACGATAAGGACTATTTGGAGAAATCCGATAAAGACAAAACAACAGCAGACAACGCCTCAAATGATGAGGAAGATTATGAGAAGATATGTTTCATGTGCAGAAGACCGGAGAGTAAGGCGGGGAAGATGATCGATCTGCCGAACGATATCCATATCTGTGTGGAATGCATGCAGAAGAGCTTTGACACAATGAACAACGCGCCTATTGACTACAATGATTTAATGAAGAACATGCCAAATGTAAGCATGATCGATCTGAACACGCTGCAGAACCAGATTCCAAAGCGTCAGCGTGTGAAGAAGAAAAAAGAGGAGCCAAAGCAGGAGAACACAGCGCCAAAGGCATTTGACATCAGAAGTATTCCCGCGCCTCACAAAATAAAAGCCAGCCTGGACGAATATGTGATTGGACAGGAGCGGGCAAAGAAAGTCATGTCAGTGGCTGTCTACAACCACTATAAGAGAGTGTTTGCGGACAGGGAAGATGATATCGAAATTGAAAAGTCCAACATGCTGATGATCGGGCCGACAGGAAGCGGCAAGACATATCTCGTGAAGACCTTAGCCAGACTTTTGGACGTACCCCTGGCCATCACGGACGCCACCTCCCTGACCGAAGCGGGCTATATCGGTGATGACATTGAGAGTGTTGTCAGCAAGCTTCTGGCGGCTGCGGGCAATGATGTGGAGCGCGCTGAACACGGTATTATATTTATTGATGAGATTGATAAAATTGCCAAGAAAAAGAATACAAACCAGAGGGACGTAAGCGGTGAGGCTGTACAGCAGGGAATGCTGAAGCTTTTGGAGGGCAGCGAGGTGGAGGTTCCAGTGGGAGCCAACAGCAAGAATGCCATGGTGCCCCTGACCACTGTGGACACAAGGAACATTCTGTTTATCTGCGGCGGGGCATTTCCGGATCTGGAGAATATTATCAAGGAGCGTCTGAATAAGCAGGCATCCATCGGCTTCTTCGCGGATCTGAAGGATAAGTACGACCATGATGCCAATATATTGGATAAGGTTATTGTGGATGATCTGAAGAAGTTTGGAATGATTCCTGAATTTTTGGGACGTCTTCCCATAATCTTCACACTCAGCGGGCTGACAGAGGAGATGCTGGTACAGATACTCAAAGAGCCTAAGAATGCCATTTTAAAGCAGTACCAGAAACTGCTGGCACTGGATGAGGTGAAGCTGGAATTTGACGACGGGGCTTTGGGCGCCATCGCTAAGATGGCGTTGGAGAAACACACAGGAGCCAGAGCGCTGCGCGCTATTTTGGAGGAATACATGCTGGATATCATGTATGAAATTCCCAAGGATGAGAATATTGGGGAAGTGATAATCACTAAGGAATATATTGAACACACCGGCGGTCCGAGAATCCTTCTCCGGGGCCAGGAGGTTCCCAGGATCGGCATGAACTGA
- the rpmE gene encoding 50S ribosomal protein L31, producing MKEGIHPNYQECTVVCNCGNTFKTGSTKKELHVEVCSKCHPFYTGQQKAAQARGRIDKFNKKYGMDK from the coding sequence ATGAAAGAAGGAATCCATCCAAACTACCAGGAATGTACAGTAGTATGCAACTGTGGAAATACATTTAAAACAGGTTCTACAAAGAAAGAACTCCACGTAGAAGTTTGCTCTAAATGTCATCCTTTCTATACAGGACAGCAGAAAGCTGCACAGGCTCGTGGACGTATTGATAAGTTCAACAAAAAATACGGCATGGACAAATAA
- a CDS encoding S1C family serine protease: protein MSEEFKEGMNEDRGMAEEHKGPQESASGMETPGGVNFTMKDTADERPSQPEQAAPVSPEQAAPGPAAGTGAPNYGNGDIMAEAAAANEQQTGSTQQSGSSTQQPDNAPQSKGDPAAAPTPENPVYAKSYKSEPKKEEWYEKEQKKNYDSYRFTSPVPPENNKKEKPKRPQGGIGKKLGTAAACAAVFGLVAGVVFQATNYVGGKAIPKENIKIESTQTTGDNASKGNDAISTGSSDTSGATVAQVAKNAMPSIVSIVGVSVQELPDIYKYFYGNQPQEAKSSGSGIIVSQNDTELLIATNNHVVSGADSLTVFFTNQDGSAVTSSQVEKTSSGQNDANDDSDNPGSAVAAQVKGTDADNDLAVISVKLSDIPQDILEEIKVASIGDSDALAMGDQVVAIGNALGYGQSVTSGYVSALNRQVSSENANSTFIQTDAAINPGNSGGALLNMNGELVGINSAKIASNEVEGVGFAIPISKAEPILDDLMSKETRYKVEDESKASYLGITCTDVTSEAVQVYGMPVGVFVYSLEEDGPAAQAGIQKGDVILKIDGTSLNTRDELIERLQYYEAGESVDFVISRAQNGEYKEQTITVTLGAKKDAKTTTTEDEKNR from the coding sequence ATGAGTGAAGAATTTAAAGAGGGCATGAATGAGGACCGCGGTATGGCGGAAGAACATAAGGGACCGCAGGAGAGTGCTTCCGGTATGGAAACTCCTGGTGGAGTGAACTTTACCATGAAAGATACAGCAGATGAAAGGCCGTCACAGCCGGAACAGGCAGCACCGGTATCACCGGAACAGGCAGCACCTGGTCCGGCAGCAGGAACAGGGGCACCCAACTATGGGAATGGGGACATAATGGCGGAAGCGGCTGCAGCCAATGAACAGCAGACCGGCAGTACACAGCAGTCCGGCAGCAGCACACAGCAGCCTGACAATGCACCGCAGAGCAAAGGTGATCCCGCTGCAGCTCCCACGCCGGAGAACCCGGTGTACGCCAAATCTTACAAGAGCGAACCGAAAAAAGAAGAATGGTATGAGAAGGAACAGAAGAAAAATTATGATTCCTACAGATTTACTTCCCCAGTTCCTCCGGAAAATAATAAAAAAGAGAAGCCAAAAAGACCACAGGGCGGGATCGGAAAGAAGCTGGGCACAGCGGCAGCCTGCGCAGCAGTCTTCGGTCTGGTGGCAGGTGTGGTTTTTCAGGCTACGAATTATGTGGGCGGCAAGGCAATCCCAAAAGAGAATATAAAGATAGAGAGCACCCAGACCACAGGAGACAACGCATCAAAGGGAAATGACGCCATCAGCACAGGCAGTTCCGATACATCCGGTGCAACCGTTGCACAGGTGGCTAAGAATGCCATGCCTTCTATTGTATCCATTGTGGGTGTGAGTGTTCAGGAACTTCCTGACATCTACAAATATTTCTACGGCAATCAGCCTCAGGAGGCAAAAAGCAGCGGTTCGGGAATCATCGTCAGCCAGAATGACACGGAACTCCTTATAGCTACCAACAATCATGTGGTGAGCGGCGCGGATTCTCTCACTGTATTTTTTACCAACCAGGACGGCAGCGCAGTTACAAGCTCCCAGGTAGAGAAGACCAGCAGCGGACAGAATGATGCCAATGATGATTCTGATAATCCGGGAAGCGCAGTTGCAGCTCAGGTGAAAGGCACAGATGCCGACAATGACCTTGCAGTGATCTCAGTAAAGCTCTCTGACATTCCTCAGGATATTCTGGAGGAGATCAAAGTGGCATCTATCGGTGATTCCGATGCCCTGGCAATGGGAGATCAGGTAGTGGCTATCGGAAACGCCCTTGGTTACGGACAGTCTGTGACCAGCGGTTATGTGAGTGCCCTGAACCGCCAGGTAAGCTCTGAGAATGCCAACAGTACCTTTATCCAGACAGACGCAGCGATAAACCCAGGCAACAGCGGCGGTGCGCTTTTGAATATGAACGGGGAACTGGTAGGCATCAACTCTGCAAAAATCGCGTCCAATGAGGTGGAAGGTGTGGGATTTGCAATTCCGATCTCCAAAGCAGAGCCGATTCTGGATGATCTGATGAGCAAAGAGACCAGATATAAGGTGGAGGATGAGAGTAAGGCGTCATATCTGGGAATTACGTGTACGGATGTGACATCTGAGGCTGTTCAGGTATATGGTATGCCGGTAGGTGTCTTTGTCTACAGCCTGGAAGAAGACGGTCCTGCAGCACAGGCAGGAATCCAGAAGGGTGATGTCATCCTGAAAATTGACGGCACAAGCTTAAATACCAGGGATGAGCTGATCGAGAGACTGCAATACTATGAAGCAGGGGAGAGCGTGGATTTTGTCATCTCACGTGCTCAGAACGGGGAGTACAAAGAGCAGACCATCACAGTGACTCTGGGTGCCAAGAAAGATGCCAAGACAACAACCACAGAAGATGAAAAGAACCGTTAA
- the prmC gene encoding peptide chain release factor N(5)-glutamine methyltransferase yields MQTYRELQLEGRKILEEAGIADHTADAWLLMEYVTGMTRASYFLRETEEMPKDQAESYRNMIQRRAQHIPLQHITHEAWFCGLKFYVDERVLTPRLDTEVLVEEVLLEAGKMQAGSSRFRILDMCTGSGCILLALLSVLKEAEGTGADLSGDALSVAERNSRELGIGAVWKKSDLFSHISGTYDIIVSNPPYIESHVIDSLMEEVRDHEPRMALDGTADGLHFYRKISHEAGGYLKSGGILAFEIGYDQGGPVRLMLENAGYEETRVVKDLAGLDRVVLGRKKQEEHHV; encoded by the coding sequence ATGCAGACGTATAGGGAACTTCAGTTAGAAGGAAGAAAGATACTGGAGGAGGCAGGCATTGCAGATCATACGGCAGATGCGTGGCTTCTGATGGAATATGTGACAGGTATGACGCGGGCTTCCTATTTTCTGAGGGAGACAGAGGAAATGCCGAAAGACCAGGCAGAGAGTTACAGGAATATGATACAGAGGCGGGCGCAGCATATCCCCCTCCAGCATATCACCCATGAGGCCTGGTTCTGCGGACTGAAATTCTATGTGGATGAGCGTGTGCTCACCCCGCGTCTGGATACGGAAGTTCTGGTTGAGGAGGTTCTCCTCGAAGCCGGGAAGATGCAGGCAGGCAGCAGCAGATTCAGAATCCTGGATATGTGCACAGGCAGCGGCTGCATTTTGCTGGCTCTTTTGTCCGTTTTGAAAGAAGCGGAGGGGACAGGCGCTGATCTGTCAGGAGATGCCCTTTCTGTGGCTGAGAGAAACAGCAGGGAGCTGGGGATTGGGGCTGTTTGGAAGAAGAGTGATCTGTTTTCCCATATCAGCGGGACATATGATATCATCGTCTCCAATCCCCCTTATATAGAGAGTCATGTCATTGACAGTCTCATGGAGGAGGTAAGGGACCATGAGCCGAGAATGGCACTTGACGGAACCGCGGACGGACTGCATTTTTATAGGAAGATATCCCATGAAGCCGGGGGATATCTGAAGTCGGGAGGGATCCTGGCATTTGAGATCGGATATGATCAGGGCGGCCCGGTGCGCCTTATGCTGGAAAACGCCGGATATGAAGAGACAAGAGTAGTGAAAGACCTGGCAGGCCTTGACCGGGTGGTGCTGGGAAGAAAGAAACAGGAGGAACACCATGTTTGA
- the glmM gene encoding phosphoglucosamine mutase → MGKYFGTDGFRGEANVNLTVEHAFKVGRFLGWYFGQEHKAQIVIGKDTRRSSYMFEYSLVAGLTASGADVYLLHVTTTPSVSYVVRTENFDCGIMISASHNPFYDNGIKIINGNGQKMEASVEEQIEAYIDGKVPELPLAKREDIGRTVDFSAGRNRYIGYLISIPTRAFKNKRVGLDCANGSASAIAKSVFDALGAKTYVIHNDPDGTNINTNCGSTHIEELKNFVRENHLDVGFAYDGDADRCIAVDENGEEVNGDLIMYVCGKFMQEQGKLNNNTIVTTIMSNLGLYKACEREGIAYEKTAVGDKYVCENMMANGHSIGGEQSGHIIFSKHATTGDGILTSLKLMEVIIEKKQPLSVLTKEVKIYPQVLKNVRVYDKKEARENPEVIKAIAEVEKVLGDDGRILVRESGTEPVIRVMVEAASNEICEENVDRVIAVMRSENLIVQ, encoded by the coding sequence ATGGGAAAATATTTTGGAACAGACGGTTTCCGCGGGGAAGCTAACGTAAACCTGACAGTTGAGCATGCGTTTAAAGTGGGACGTTTCCTGGGATGGTATTTCGGACAGGAACATAAGGCTCAGATCGTAATAGGCAAGGATACCAGAAGAAGCAGCTATATGTTTGAATACTCACTGGTTGCCGGTCTGACAGCATCCGGCGCGGATGTATATCTTCTGCACGTGACAACAACACCAAGTGTTTCCTATGTTGTTCGCACAGAGAATTTTGACTGCGGTATCATGATCTCTGCCAGCCATAATCCTTTCTATGACAACGGGATCAAGATCATCAACGGCAATGGACAGAAGATGGAGGCATCCGTTGAGGAGCAGATCGAAGCCTACATTGACGGAAAGGTACCGGAGCTGCCGCTGGCAAAGAGAGAAGATATCGGCCGTACCGTTGACTTTTCAGCAGGAAGAAACCGCTATATCGGCTATCTGATCTCCATTCCGACACGTGCTTTTAAGAATAAAAGAGTGGGACTTGACTGCGCCAACGGCAGTGCGTCTGCCATTGCGAAGAGCGTATTTGACGCGCTGGGAGCCAAGACCTATGTGATCCACAATGACCCAGACGGAACTAACATCAATACAAACTGCGGTTCCACACATATTGAGGAGCTGAAAAACTTTGTCAGGGAAAACCACCTGGATGTGGGCTTTGCCTATGACGGAGATGCTGACCGCTGTATCGCAGTGGATGAGAACGGTGAGGAAGTGAACGGCGACCTGATCATGTATGTGTGCGGCAAATTCATGCAGGAGCAGGGCAAGCTAAACAACAACACCATTGTCACCACCATCATGTCCAACCTGGGCCTTTACAAAGCCTGCGAGAGAGAGGGCATCGCATATGAGAAAACAGCCGTGGGAGACAAATATGTCTGCGAGAATATGATGGCAAACGGCCATTCCATCGGAGGCGAGCAGTCAGGACATATTATCTTCTCAAAACACGCCACCACAGGTGATGGAATTCTCACTTCCCTGAAACTGATGGAAGTTATCATAGAGAAAAAACAGCCCCTCAGCGTGCTGACAAAAGAAGTGAAGATTTATCCCCAGGTACTGAAAAATGTGCGGGTATATGATAAGAAAGAAGCCAGAGAGAATCCGGAAGTGATAAAAGCCATCGCAGAGGTGGAAAAAGTCCTGGGAGATGACGGAAGGATCCTGGTGCGTGAAAGTGGTACGGAGCCTGTTATCCGCGTTATGGTGGAGGCAGCTTCCAATGAAATCTGTGAAGAAAATGTAGATAGAGTGATTGCTGTCATGAGGTCTGAGAATCTGATCGTGCAGTAA
- the prfA gene encoding peptide chain release factor 1, translated as MFDKLDDILIRLEEILNELNEPTVANDTARFQKLMKEQSDLQPIADAYREYKNCKQTVEDSLMMLDEESDPEMREMLKEELSDAKKRIEELERDLKILLLPKDPNDEKNVIVEIRAGAGGDEAALFAAEIYRMYVKFAESQNWKTDMMSLNENGIGGFKEVTFMINGRGAYSRLKYESGVHRVQRVPETESGGRIHTSTITVAIMPEAEEIDFHLDMNDCKFDVFRASGNGGQCVNTTDSAVRLTHIPTGIVISCQDEKSQLKNKDKALKVLRSRLYEMELEKRHDEEAESRRSQVGTGDRSEKIRTYNFPQGRVTDHRIKLTLHRLDGVLNGDLEEIIDSLTAADQAAKLTKMNEK; from the coding sequence ATGTTTGATAAGTTAGATGATATTTTGATTCGCCTGGAGGAGATTTTAAATGAATTAAATGAGCCTACCGTAGCGAATGACACGGCGCGCTTCCAGAAGCTGATGAAGGAACAGAGCGACCTGCAGCCCATAGCGGATGCGTATCGTGAATATAAAAACTGTAAGCAGACAGTGGAAGACAGCCTTATGATGCTGGACGAAGAATCAGACCCTGAGATGCGGGAAATGCTCAAGGAAGAGCTTTCAGATGCCAAGAAGCGCATCGAGGAGCTGGAGCGTGATCTGAAGATCTTACTTCTGCCAAAAGACCCCAATGACGAGAAAAATGTTATTGTGGAGATCAGAGCAGGGGCCGGCGGGGATGAGGCAGCACTTTTTGCCGCAGAGATCTACCGCATGTATGTAAAATTTGCAGAATCCCAGAATTGGAAGACAGATATGATGAGTCTCAATGAGAACGGCATCGGCGGTTTCAAAGAGGTCACCTTTATGATCAACGGAAGAGGCGCTTATTCCAGGCTGAAGTATGAAAGCGGTGTACACCGGGTGCAGCGTGTGCCCGAGACAGAGAGCGGCGGACGGATCCATACCTCAACCATAACCGTGGCCATCATGCCGGAGGCAGAGGAGATTGATTTCCACCTTGATATGAATGACTGTAAGTTCGACGTGTTCCGTGCTTCCGGAAACGGCGGACAGTGTGTCAATACCACAGACTCCGCGGTGCGTCTGACCCATATCCCCACAGGAATCGTCATCTCCTGCCAGGATGAAAAGTCACAGCTCAAGAACAAGGACAAGGCGCTAAAGGTCCTGCGTTCCAGACTGTATGAGATGGAACTGGAGAAGCGCCACGACGAGGAAGCGGAATCCAGAAGAAGCCAAGTAGGTACAGGAGACCGTTCTGAAAAGATCAGAACCTACAACTTCCCCCAGGGGCGGGTGACTGACCACAGGATCAAGCTGACACTCCATCGTCTGGATGGTGTGCTGAACGGTGATCTGGAAGAGATCATTGACAGTCTGACCGCTGCGGATCAGGCGGCTAAGCTGACGAAGATGAATGAAAAATAA